A portion of the Maridesulfovibrio frigidus DSM 17176 genome contains these proteins:
- a CDS encoding phage tail assembly protein: MTTIKLEYPVEDNGGKIEKLEMRRPKVRDQITAKKTSKSSDELEVLLFANLCEVAPAVIEEMDMKDYSKLQQVYRDFLS, encoded by the coding sequence ATGACTACTATTAAACTTGAATATCCGGTTGAAGATAATGGCGGGAAAATTGAAAAACTAGAAATGCGCCGTCCGAAAGTTCGAGATCAAATTACAGCAAAAAAAACTAGCAAATCTTCTGACGAACTAGAGGTTCTGCTTTTTGCGAATCTTTGCGAAGTTGCTCCGGCTGTAATCGAAGAAATGGATATGAAAGACTATTCCAAGCTTCAGCAAGTGTATCGCGATTTTTTGTCTTAA
- a CDS encoding contractile injection system protein, VgrG/Pvc8 family encodes MGLKHKPAYRVEADGNDITEAIRENLISLTITDEAGVKSDSLAISLHDRGYKLPKAGGQLKVWLGYGQAATFMGLYVSDEISLSGPPDKMDIKAAGAPQEKSAAYSHLQTQKTRSWLPQTIGALVATVGADHGLDPAVASDLSGVGLPHIDQINESDMHLLTRIAADHDAIAKANGGKLVFAHKGQGKTISGKAMPTVALIPSEVTNYRVNITARSDYNQVVAIWRSVESAKDIEEIAGAGEPVHRIRHIYPTFEAAAKAAKAKLEAFQRGKQSLSVSLPGRPELRAECRLSLSGFRDGVNGLWSVTRATHKLGSGGYVTSVEGERI; translated from the coding sequence ATGGGATTAAAGCACAAGCCCGCATATAGAGTTGAAGCCGACGGCAACGATATAACCGAAGCCATTCGCGAAAATTTAATATCTCTGACCATAACTGATGAAGCTGGTGTTAAGTCTGATTCTTTGGCTATTTCCCTGCATGACAGAGGCTACAAGCTACCGAAAGCAGGTGGACAACTTAAAGTATGGCTAGGGTACGGACAGGCGGCAACCTTCATGGGGCTGTATGTTTCGGACGAAATTTCGCTTTCCGGTCCGCCGGATAAAATGGACATAAAAGCGGCTGGCGCACCGCAGGAAAAGAGCGCGGCCTATTCCCATCTTCAAACGCAGAAAACTCGCTCATGGCTTCCGCAGACTATAGGCGCATTGGTGGCAACCGTCGGAGCCGACCACGGGCTTGACCCTGCCGTTGCTTCTGATTTGTCCGGCGTAGGGTTACCGCATATCGACCAGATAAACGAATCAGATATGCACCTGCTTACCCGCATAGCGGCGGATCATGATGCCATAGCAAAGGCTAACGGTGGCAAGCTTGTATTTGCTCACAAAGGGCAGGGTAAAACTATTTCCGGCAAGGCGATGCCTACCGTGGCCCTGATCCCTTCAGAAGTTACAAATTACCGCGTAAATATAACTGCTCGTTCTGACTATAATCAGGTTGTTGCTATCTGGCGTTCTGTTGAATCCGCGAAAGATATTGAAGAGATTGCAGGAGCAGGGGAACCAGTTCACCGCATTAGACATATTTATCCAACATTTGAAGCGGCGGCAAAAGCGGCAAAGGCTAAACTAGAGGCTTTCCAAAGGGGTAAGCAATCCCTTTCGGTAAGCCTTCCGGGAAGGCCAGAGCTAAGGGCAGAGTGTAGGCTTTCGCTTTCTGGTTTTCGTGATGGGGTTAATGGTCTTTGGAGTGTTACCCGTGCGACTCATAAATTGGGGAGTGGTGGGTATGTTACTAGTGTTGAGGGAGAGAGAATTTAA
- a CDS encoding phage tail sheath C-terminal domain-containing protein, translating into MADNFLHGVEVIEIDDGPRTIRTVRSSVIGIIGTAPDADPATFPLNTPVMIAGNRTEAAKLDTVGDGAGTLPNALDAIFDQIGAVVIVIRVDEGANEVEAMTNVIGGVDPLNGNYLGVQALLGSKSALGFTPRILIAPGFTHQQEEDSENPGTFFKNPVVAELEGLAPRLRAIIIVDGPNTNDADAISMENDLGGRCYLIDPWVKVYRDGVYVNEPPSPRAAGLIASIDNDKGFWWSPSNQEISGISGTARPIDFALGDANCRANLLNEKNVTTIINEDGFRLWGNRTCSADAKWAFLSVRRTADMINESLLQAHLWAVDRNITKTYMEDVVEGVNAYLRNLTNIGAILGGTCWADEELNSTDQIAAGKVYFDFDFTPPAPAEHVTFRSRMVNDYFEEIF; encoded by the coding sequence ATGGCTGATAATTTTTTACATGGTGTTGAGGTTATCGAAATTGACGATGGGCCGCGCACTATTAGGACCGTTCGGTCCTCGGTGATTGGTATCATAGGCACTGCTCCTGATGCTGATCCGGCAACCTTTCCGCTTAATACTCCTGTGATGATTGCGGGTAATCGGACTGAAGCTGCAAAGTTGGATACTGTCGGAGATGGGGCTGGAACTTTGCCTAATGCTTTAGATGCCATATTCGACCAAATCGGGGCAGTAGTAATCGTGATTCGTGTTGATGAAGGAGCCAATGAAGTAGAAGCAATGACAAACGTCATTGGGGGCGTTGATCCGCTTAATGGTAATTATTTAGGAGTTCAGGCTCTGCTTGGTTCAAAGTCTGCTTTAGGATTTACCCCTCGTATTTTGATTGCTCCGGGCTTTACTCACCAGCAAGAAGAGGATTCCGAAAATCCTGGTACTTTCTTTAAGAATCCGGTGGTTGCAGAGCTTGAAGGATTGGCACCGCGTCTACGGGCAATAATTATTGTAGATGGCCCTAATACGAACGATGCCGACGCAATTAGCATGGAAAATGATCTTGGTGGACGTTGTTACCTTATTGACCCTTGGGTCAAAGTTTATCGTGATGGGGTTTATGTAAATGAGCCTCCTTCCCCGCGCGCCGCAGGACTTATTGCCTCGATCGACAATGATAAAGGGTTTTGGTGGTCGCCTTCTAATCAAGAAATCAGCGGTATATCCGGTACGGCCCGCCCTATTGATTTTGCACTTGGTGATGCAAATTGTCGCGCTAATCTGCTCAATGAAAAGAACGTGACCACTATTATTAATGAAGACGGATTCAGGCTTTGGGGCAACCGGACTTGTTCGGCTGATGCTAAATGGGCCTTCCTTTCAGTTCGCCGTACAGCAGACATGATTAACGAGTCTTTATTGCAAGCTCATTTATGGGCGGTAGATCGCAACATAACCAAAACATACATGGAAGATGTGGTTGAAGGCGTTAATGCCTATCTTCGCAACCTTACAAATATAGGCGCGATTCTTGGCGGTACTTGCTGGGCCGATGAAGAGCTTAATTCAACGGATCAGATAGCGGCGGGGAAGGTCTATTTTGATTTTGATTTCACACCGCCAGCACCAGCTGAACACGTAACTTTCCGTAGTCGTATGGTTAACGATTACTTTGAGGAGATTTTCTAA
- a CDS encoding phage tail protein produces MGMLKLGDFIFSVDTAAYQTLQRSTAQKWASIERIGKRAAMQDLGPGKDEITLPGVIYTHYKGGLGQIDKMRKMQAKGDPLMLVDGLGNVHDEWCILSVGEKDSVFLKDGIALKMEFTLKIQRYEE; encoded by the coding sequence ATGGGAATGTTGAAACTAGGCGATTTTATTTTCAGTGTTGATACTGCCGCGTATCAAACTTTGCAACGTTCAACGGCTCAGAAATGGGCCTCCATTGAGCGTATTGGCAAACGGGCCGCTATGCAGGATTTAGGGCCGGGCAAGGATGAAATTACTTTGCCGGGTGTTATCTACACTCATTACAAGGGCGGTCTAGGGCAGATTGATAAAATGCGGAAAATGCAAGCGAAGGGCGACCCGCTTATGCTGGTGGACGGGCTGGGTAATGTTCACGACGAGTGGTGCATTCTTTCAGTCGGTGAAAAGGACAGTGTTTTTTTAAAGGATGGCATTGCCCTCAAGATGGAATTCACTCTCAAGATTCAACGGTATGAAGAATGA
- a CDS encoding phage major tail tube protein gives MGVADKVLKDLNLTVDGYGFAGNIEEFKPPKLVLKTEDHRAGGMDSSVPIEMGMEALESSFILTGHFPEVLTKWGVSVGEKTQLTARGSLESYDGSVIPVVVNLRGIITEIEDGTWKPGEKNNQTFSMKLEYYKREQNGVVLHEIDIPNMKRFINGTDQLAERRNSLGL, from the coding sequence ATGGGCGTAGCAGATAAAGTTTTAAAAGATTTAAATCTGACTGTAGATGGGTACGGATTTGCCGGGAACATTGAGGAGTTCAAGCCGCCGAAGCTTGTCTTGAAAACCGAGGACCACCGCGCCGGGGGTATGGATTCATCCGTACCTATTGAAATGGGTATGGAAGCACTTGAATCTTCTTTTATTCTGACTGGGCATTTCCCCGAAGTTCTTACAAAATGGGGAGTTTCCGTCGGCGAGAAAACACAGCTCACCGCGCGCGGTTCTCTTGAATCATATGATGGTTCTGTCATTCCGGTGGTGGTCAATTTACGTGGCATTATCACTGAGATTGAAGATGGAACATGGAAGCCCGGCGAAAAGAATAATCAGACTTTTTCCATGAAGCTTGAATATTACAAGCGTGAACAGAATGGAGTTGTGCTTCATGAAATCGATATCCCAAACATGAAAAGATTTATTAACGGAACTGACCAGCTTGCTGAAAGACGCAACTCATTAGGATTATAA
- a CDS encoding phage tail tape measure protein, with translation MASKKFSAVVEIGGAVKESLRSSIKVLGGDLSDVGDAVRDAKKKLDLLEKYDPQGVRKMGKEYRALRRDAAKLRKEYEATAKPTRKMAAELARAEAAAKKAGKAYKAGRDKLESMSKSLKKAGVSTHNLAGEHRRLSTELDKAKDKMDRLNRAMEAGGKMKSQIGSAARVGAGVAAGVGVIGAAVTMANKATGEQVALAASLGVSAEKLQAWGGIAKEAGFEVDTVGDLFEEMNNKLGESAGVEEVTAVKDGLDMLGLSYEEIKGLSPEEQFEKISKAMKDVPDQQQAVSAADMIFGGEANKFFGYIRSRKEGINALLAQQKRLNVMSDEGRAGASAYNTAFSHLTTVVGSCASEVSGLIGGALAPLVDEYGPKLADWVKSHKKDLIGIGDAVKNAIPGFLAFGRGIYTVVSSIGSVVSTVASLVGGFDNLAIIIGLAFGVKAAFGIGRFATNLFTVGKAIIPLVSSYFPAIVSGIRSIGLAVMANPIGLAIAAVIGVALLVWKYWDPICDFFCNIGSMIGDAVSSGFDFIKSIFMNFTPLGLVIQHWEPIKAWIGDLFGWIGDKASALFGGIGDAVSSVASFFGFGDDEEDKEKSKVRSKESPEVGTAVADSSALLDPVDARPEVGSTASGVGNMTAREKKQLAEADLNAEHFRKLAESAHNDADQLMQDYYMQTSEEEKEKAARIRDKYGLKQGEKSEVGVTEAPATETAIPEVGSTVSGVGNMTAREKKQLAEADLNAEHFRKLAESAHNDADQLMQDYYMQTSDEEKEKATRIRDKHGLKQGEMPEVGASETATPEVGAAKGKEIRVPDTVQPSTRNNNQRTQHNNIVINSAPGQSEEDIANLVVEKMNEQDRDNSRLAMHD, from the coding sequence GTGGCAAGTAAAAAGTTTTCCGCAGTAGTTGAAATTGGCGGAGCCGTGAAAGAATCTTTGCGCTCAAGCATTAAGGTCTTGGGCGGTGATCTTTCCGATGTAGGCGATGCTGTCCGGGATGCAAAGAAAAAGCTCGATTTGTTAGAAAAGTACGATCCTCAAGGTGTTCGTAAAATGGGCAAGGAATATCGCGCCCTGCGGCGTGATGCTGCTAAGTTGCGTAAGGAGTACGAAGCCACAGCTAAGCCCACTAGAAAGATGGCGGCGGAGTTGGCCCGCGCCGAAGCAGCCGCTAAAAAAGCGGGCAAAGCTTATAAGGCTGGGCGCGATAAGCTCGAAAGTATGAGCAAATCTTTGAAAAAGGCTGGAGTTTCAACTCATAACCTTGCCGGGGAGCATCGCCGTCTTTCAACTGAGCTAGATAAAGCAAAAGATAAAATGGACCGCCTTAATCGCGCTATGGAAGCGGGCGGAAAGATGAAAAGCCAAATAGGTAGCGCGGCTCGTGTTGGTGCTGGTGTTGCCGCTGGCGTTGGGGTGATTGGCGCGGCGGTCACAATGGCGAATAAGGCTACTGGGGAACAGGTTGCCCTTGCTGCTTCTCTTGGGGTCTCCGCTGAAAAGTTGCAAGCTTGGGGCGGGATAGCGAAAGAAGCAGGGTTTGAAGTAGACACTGTTGGTGACCTTTTTGAGGAAATGAATAACAAGCTCGGTGAATCTGCCGGGGTTGAAGAGGTTACCGCTGTTAAAGACGGCTTGGACATGCTCGGATTGTCCTATGAGGAAATTAAAGGTTTAAGCCCTGAAGAACAGTTTGAAAAAATATCTAAAGCTATGAAAGATGTGCCTGATCAGCAACAGGCTGTGTCTGCGGCAGATATGATTTTCGGTGGTGAAGCTAATAAATTCTTCGGTTATATCAGGTCTCGTAAGGAAGGTATTAATGCTTTGCTTGCCCAGCAAAAGCGTTTGAATGTCATGTCAGACGAAGGGCGGGCTGGAGCATCTGCATACAATACTGCTTTTTCACATCTTACTACAGTTGTGGGGTCTTGTGCGTCGGAAGTTTCAGGCTTGATTGGGGGCGCACTAGCTCCGCTTGTTGATGAATATGGCCCAAAACTTGCCGATTGGGTGAAGTCTCATAAAAAGGATTTGATCGGCATAGGGGATGCTGTAAAAAATGCTATTCCGGGCTTTCTGGCATTTGGACGCGGGATCTATACCGTTGTTTCAAGCATAGGAAGCGTCGTTTCTACTGTGGCTTCACTGGTTGGTGGATTTGATAATTTGGCTATTATTATTGGGCTTGCCTTTGGAGTTAAGGCCGCGTTTGGAATTGGGCGGTTTGCAACTAATCTTTTCACGGTGGGCAAGGCCATTATACCTTTAGTTTCATCGTATTTCCCCGCAATCGTTAGCGGAATAAGATCTATAGGTCTGGCTGTAATGGCTAACCCTATTGGCCTTGCTATTGCTGCTGTAATCGGTGTGGCGTTGCTTGTTTGGAAGTATTGGGATCCGATTTGCGATTTTTTCTGTAATATTGGTTCGATGATTGGTGATGCTGTTTCATCAGGGTTTGATTTTATTAAGTCCATTTTTATGAACTTTACCCCATTGGGGCTGGTTATTCAGCATTGGGAACCTATCAAGGCGTGGATTGGTGATTTGTTCGGTTGGATAGGTGACAAGGCTTCCGCTCTTTTTGGAGGTATTGGGGATGCTGTTTCCAGTGTCGCAAGCTTTTTCGGCTTTGGTGATGATGAAGAGGATAAGGAAAAGTCGAAAGTTAGATCAAAAGAATCACCTGAAGTCGGCACGGCGGTTGCTGACTCATCCGCCTTGCTTGATCCGGTTGATGCCCGTCCCGAAGTCGGCTCGACAGCATCAGGAGTTGGCAACATGACTGCTCGCGAGAAAAAGCAACTTGCAGAGGCGGATTTGAACGCTGAGCATTTTCGCAAATTGGCCGAGTCTGCCCATAACGATGCCGATCAGCTTATGCAGGATTACTACATGCAGACTTCAGAAGAAGAAAAGGAAAAGGCTGCACGTATTAGGGATAAGTATGGATTGAAACAGGGTGAAAAGTCTGAAGTCGGCGTAACCGAAGCTCCAGCAACCGAAACAGCAATACCCGAAGTCGGCTCAACAGTATCAGGAGTTGGCAACATGACTGCACGTGAGAAAAAGCAACTTGCAGAGGCGGATTTGAACGCTGAGCATTTTCGCAAATTGGCCGAGTCTGCCCATAACGATGCCGATCAGCTTATGCAGGATTACTACATGCAGACTTCAGACGAAGAAAAGGAAAAGGCTACACGTATTAGGGATAAGCATGGATTGAAACAGGGTGAAATGCCTGAAGTCGGCGCATCTGAAACAGCAACACCCGAAGTCGGTGCAGCTAAAGGTAAGGAAATCCGTGTGCCCGATACAGTGCAGCCCTCTACACGCAATAATAACCAGCGCACCCAGCATAATAATATAGTTATTAATTCCGCTCCGGGGCAATCTGAAGAAGATATTGCAAATCTGGTTGTCGAAAAAATGAACGAGCAGGACCGAGATAATTCACGACTTGCCATGCATGACTAA
- a CDS encoding tail protein X translates to MIYRTKDGDILDRICFDYYGFESAVVIVLEANPGLADKGTTLEAGIEINLPEIATPEPDQGISLWD, encoded by the coding sequence ATGATATACAGAACTAAAGACGGCGATATTTTAGACCGGATATGTTTTGACTATTACGGTTTTGAATCTGCGGTTGTAATCGTGCTTGAAGCTAATCCCGGTCTTGCTGATAAGGGTACTACTTTAGAAGCTGGCATTGAAATCAATTTGCCAGAAATTGCCACGCCGGAACCGGATCAAGGAATAAGCTTATGGGATTAA